Part of the Listeria innocua genome is shown below.
GTTACAGTTGCCTTTGATTTAGTTTTAACAAATAATTATTGTGGTTTTATTGCAGATTCCGAAATTCCTTGGGCGTATATCACACCAGAATCTACCATTAACCTGAATACAAGCGAAGAAACAGACTTGTTATTTGAACAATATCCATACCCATTCGTTGCTGGTGGAGATTTTAACAATGCAGTTGTCGTTGTTCCGGACGAATTAACAACCGAAGATACGGATTCGTTAGCAAATATTTTCAATCTATTGGGTCGCTTCCATGATGGAAACAGAGGCAATCTAACTGCCGTACATGCGACAAACTGGAAAAAGCCAAAAGAAGGCTCGAACATTATCGCAGTGGGCACAATGAATAACAATCCAGTCATAAAAAATGCCAATGATGACTTATATTTCCAGTACAACAAATCAGGCAGTTATTTCCTTTCCAACGAAAAAATCTCGATTGAAAAAAATTACGGTAAACAACTCGGTAGTGTACAATTGATTACTTCTGGTGGCGTACCCGTTCTCGCAGTTACTGGTCCGGGTGCTAAACAAACAGAGCTTGGTTCTGATTTAATCGCCACAAAAGCTAATTTAGCTAAAATCTACGGAGACGGAGCGATTGTTGATAATGACAACACGATCCACTCTTATAGGTTCAAAAAAGCAGCAGATGCAAAAGAAGAAAGTTTTGGGACAAAAATTAGTAATAACAAAGAAGTAACCGTGTTTGGGGCCTTCGCGCTTCTTACAATCGTTATCCTAGTTGTCGCTGTCCTACTAATCTTGCGTAAATATCGCCGGAGCCGGAAGTGAGGGAGAAATAAACATGAAAAAAATAACGAATAACTTATTTGCAGATATTGGCTTTTTATTTTTCATCTTGCTTTGTTTCATCACGATTGGCTTTATGATTAATACGCCAGATGAATATTTGCGAAACATTATTTTATTAAATATCACTTTTTTACTTGTGATTATCACCTATTTTACAAATTTAACGCTTGGTTTGATTTTAAATGTCCTCTATATTTTCATTTATGCGACTTACATTATTTATGAAATTGTTGCAAATCAAATGGCATATGGAATCGGCAGCTACTACTGGCTTATTATTACGCCACTTTTTACGGTAGCGAGTGCGATGTTTACAAGAAATACCTCCAGACTACAAGAAGAAAATACGAAAATCAAACAGCAAAACTTATATTTAGGAACCATCGATCAAGAAACTTTACTTAAAAATATCGTTTCTTTCCAAAATGACGAGCGCATTTTTTCCAGCATTTCGCGTCGTTATGATTTACCATTATCACTGATGGTTATCAAAGTTCGTCACTGGCGCGAGTTGAAACGATTCCAAAGCGAAGATGAAATGCGCCTGGCACTGCAAGATATTTCGGCAGTTTTAGAGACTTGTATCCGTACGAGTGATGTTCTTTATTTGCTAGATAAGGACGATGCGACTTGGGGGCTCTTGCTTTTAACAGATGAGCCAGGCGGGAAATTAGTTGCTGACCGAATTAAAAGTCGCATAGCTGAGGCCAACACCGAAGAATTTGCCGCGAAGTACCGAGTGAAACTAGAACTTCGAATTGGAACAAGCCAATTTGACAGCGAAAAAG
Proteins encoded:
- a CDS encoding diguanylate cyclase domain-containing protein, coding for MKKITNNLFADIGFLFFILLCFITIGFMINTPDEYLRNIILLNITFLLVIITYFTNLTLGLILNVLYIFIYATYIIYEIVANQMAYGIGSYYWLIITPLFTVASAMFTRNTSRLQEENTKIKQQNLYLGTIDQETLLKNIVSFQNDERIFSSISRRYDLPLSLMVIKVRHWRELKRFQSEDEMRLALQDISAVLETCIRTSDVLYLLDKDDATWGLLLLTDEPGGKLVADRIKSRIAEANTEEFAAKYRVKLELRIGTSQFDSEKVKTPLDFIDLATKELEYDV